The sequence CACGAGCTATCACCAGCATAATCAGAACACGAAGACCGAACCGCTCATCCGCCGGCTCAAGTCCGGGGTGAACATTGCCCTTGTGACCGATGCCGGGACCCCCGGCATTTCTGATCCGGGGGTGCGGCTGATCAACCGGGCGGCGGAGGAGGGCATCAGGGTAAGGCCTGTTCCAGGGCCTTCGGCAGTGGTGGCCGCGCTATCTGTATCCGGCCTTCCCACGGATCGTTTTCTATTCCTGGGATTTTTGTCAAATAAGCCAGGGAAGAGAAAAAAGGAGCTGAAAAGACTGGTCTCGGAAACCCGTACCATGGTTTTTTACGAGGCCCCGCATCGCATCCAGGCGATGTTGGCCGATCTGGAAGAGATATTCGGAGAGAGACGAATGGTCATGCTGAGGGAGATGACCAAAGTCTTTGAGGAGGTAAAGCGGGGCGCCCCGGGAGATATCCTGGCCTCTCTCACGCCGGAGAAAATCAGGGGTGAATTTACACTCGTGGTGGCAGGGAGTGAATCTAAAGAGGCATCCAGAGGATTAAGCGAAAAGGCCTTAAATCAGATAAAGTCGCTGATCAGGACCGACCGGAGGAGCACAAAGGATATCGCTGCTCTGATCTCTGAAGAAGAAGGATTGGCCTATCGGCAGGTATACAAAGCATGCCTTGACGAAAAAAGTAAGGCAGGAGGAGAGAACACCGTGGAATCCGTCAGAAGACTCAAGGTCAGAAACAGCTTGGGCCTTCATGCCCGGTCGGCCGCCAAGATAGTGGAATTGGGGAGGCAGTATGATTCCCGACTCTTTCTCAAGAAAGATGACCAAGAGGTGGATGGTTCCAGCATCCTGTCCATACTGACGTTGGCATGCCCCAAAGGAACCCAGATGGAGGCCAGGATTGTGGGAGACGATTCGGAGAACTTTATGGAAAAATTGAGTGAGTTATTTGAGCGAAACTTTGGAGAGCGGGCATGAAAATGGATTCTGTGACCGCCCAAAAAGAGCTGCGGGGGATTCCCGTCTATCCCGATATCGTCATCGGCAAGGCCCATCTGGTGGACCGGTCAAAGGCCAAGATCCTGTACCAGTGCTTTGTCAACGAAGCGCAGTTGAATCGGGAGGTGGAACGATTTGAAGAGGCCCTCCGCTCGGTGGAGGCCCAGTTTATTTCTCTCAAGAACAAGATGCCGGATATGGTGAAGGACCAGGCCTTTATATTGGACAGCCACCTGATGATCCTTAAGGACAGCATGCTCCGCGACTCCACCATCAATAAGATCCTTGAGGAAAAGATAAATGCCGAATGGGCCCTCAAGAAAACACTGGAAGAGATACGAGGTGTCTTTGAACAAATCGATGACGATTATATCAGCAAACGCATCAGCGATGTGGAGAATGTTACGGATCGCCTCCTCAGGACCCTTTCCGGCGACAGCGGGCACAGCCTGAGTGATATCAATCAGAGAGTGATCATTGTTGCGCATGATCTGTCGCCGGCGGATACCACTGAATTGAATACCGCCAAGGTGATGGGGTTCATTACCGATGTTGGGGGGAAGACCTCCCATACCGCCATCATGGCCCAGGCCCTGGAAATTCCGGCGGTGGTTGGTCTTGAGCACGCGACTGCCTTTGTGCAAGACGGCGATCTCCTGATTGTTGATGGGACCTCCGGCGTGGTCGTGATCAATCCCGAAGACAGCGACATCATCCTTTATCAGGAACGGAAGCTCCAACTCCAGAAATACAGGTCCAGCATCGCCCGGATGAGCCATCTCCCGGCGGAGACCCCTGACGGGCATCGGATTGCCATTACCGCCAACATCGAGTTCTTGGAAGAAGTGACTGCTGCCAAAGATTATGGCGGCGAAGGGATTGGGCTTTACAGAACGGAATTCCTCTATCTTAGAGGAAAAGGCTTCCCAGATGAAGAGGAACTGTTTGAAGACTATCGGGAGGTCGTGGAGATCATGCGGCCGGCACCGGTCAGCATTCGGACCCTGGACTTAGGAGGCGATAAGTTTGCGTCAGAGACGTCCATGTCCAACGAGAATAATCCTGCACTCGGGCTGAGGGCCATTCGTTTCTGCCTGCGGGAGCCGGAGATATTCAAAGTCCAGCTCCGTGCGATTCTCAGGGCGAGTGCCTTCGGCAGCATCCGATTGATGTTCCCGATGATCTCCGGTCTCCAGGAACTATTGGATGCAAAGATAATTCTGGACGAGGTCAAAGAAGACCTGAATCAGGAACATATCCCGTATGATAACGCCATGGAAGTCGGGATTATGGTTGAGATCCCCTCAGCCGTTACCATGGCCGAGGTCTTGGCCCGTCATGTCGATTTTTTCAGTATCGGAACCAATGATCTAATCCAGTACGCCCTCGCCATTGACCGGGTCAATGAGCACGTGGCCTACATGTATCAGCCGTTTCATCCGGCCATTCTCAGGATGATCCGGCAGGTGGTCGTGGCGGGCAGAAATGCCGGGATACCGGTTTCCCTGTGTGGGGAGATGGCAGGCGATCCCCTTTGCATTTCCATTTTGTTAGGGATCGGCCTCGACGCGCTCAGCATGAACGCCAGGGCAATCCCTCTCATCAAAAAAATGGTAAGGGCGATTCCGATGGAACAGGCCCGGGCAGACCTGGAAAAGATCATGTTGCTGAACACCGCCAAAGAAGTGCGGACCTTTATCTTGCAGCAGACCCGGGGGATATTTCCCGAGTTGGAGGAAAAGGGATACCTCCTGAATTGATTATCGACGATTACATATGGACTGCTGAAGCATCCAAAATCAAAGGCCCGGTTTCGACGGATTTTTATCATCCAATGATAATTGAAGGACAGCCATGCGAATGAGACATCGAAGGACCTTGGATGGGCATTTGGGAGGGGCGGTTTTATGCCGGTGATTCGGGATTCAGCGATAAAGACGGTCTGTCAAAATAAAAAGGCCGGTCATGAGTACTATCTTGACGAATTTATTGAGGCGGGCATGGTGCTTCTGGGCGCAGAGGTGAAATCCCTCAGGGAGGGACGGGCCAATCTTGTGGACAGTTATGCCAGGGTGCGGCGGGGTGAAGTTTTTCTATATAACATGCATATTTCTCCCTATCCATTTGCCCATGGGGCTGACCTGGATCCGACCCGGGCTCGAAAGCTTCTGCTGAACAATAAGGAGATCAGACGTCTGATCGGAAAGACCGAGCTGAAAGGGTATTCCCTGATCCCCACCAAAGTCTATTTTAAAAAGGGGCGGGCCAAGGTGGAAATCGCTCTGGCAAGAGGAAAGAAGAAATATGACAAGCGGAGGTCATTGAAGGAAAAGGAGTTGAAACGGGAGATGGATCAGGCCCGTAAGAAAAGTAATTATTGACAACCGGGCCATCCGTAATTATTATTAAACCAACAAAATAACCAATGACTTTTCATCCATAATCTTCGTTTGAGGGGGCGAAACGGCTTCGACGGGGATAATTGAAGTGTAGGTTGCATACCGAGGTTCCAGCTGCTCGTAAAACAGGTGGGCTTAACACAAACGCAGACGATTATGCGTATGCCTTAGCCGCATAAAATAGGCTAACGTCTTCTCGGTCTTTGCCTGCGTGACCGAAAAAGACGTCGACTAGCGGGCTAGCTGATCCGTTGGACCTGTGAAACGGAAAGGCGAAACTTTACACAGGTTAGCTTCTAGGACGCCTTGCCCAATTGTGATCCCTGAGGTGAAATTTAAAAATTGGGCTAAGTATGTAGACGCCTATGCGGAATGTTTCCGGACGGGGGTTCGACTCCCCCCGCCTCCACCAAAAAAAGATCCAAGAAGCCCCCAAAACGCCTTTAACCCCCGATTTCCTCACAGGATTCGGGGGTTTTTCTTTCATAACGCCACAGTCCAAAGTTCTCGTAATATATTGATTTTATTGAATGCATAAATTCCAGGCCGTCATTCCGGCGCAAGCCGGAATCCAGTGTCTTTTTAAGAAGTTAAATGTTCTGGATGCCGGTCGAAGATCCCGTACTTGCGGGGATCAAGGCCGGCATGACGTGAGAACTTTGGACTCTCAAGTTTCACAAGGGGTCACCATTCAAATTCCGTCATTTGGCCCGTCAAACGGATCCCCGTCTCCACCGATCACAGGAGATGCACGTCCAGGAACCTTCTCCGAGATCTTTGATGGGCCCCTTTTCATTCATCCCTGTATGTATCCAGCTGATATCCTTTTATCTTCTTGTGAAGGTTGCTTCTTTCGATACCGATGGCCTCGGCTGTCTGGGAGATGTTTCCGTTGAACTGCTGCAGCTTTGCCTGAATAAATGCCTTCTCGAACTGGCTTTTTGCCTCTTTGAGGGAATCGGACACAACACCCGATTCAACGCTGGTTTTCGCCTCGGAGGTCCGGTTGTAAGGTAATGGAATATCTTTGGCCTGGATAATTTTCCCTGGCACCATGATCATGAGCCTCTCGATAAGGTTCTTCAATTCTCTGACATTTCCAGGCCAATCGTATCTCTGAAGGATGGAGATGGCCTCCTCGGAGATCTCTTTTGCCTCAATATTCGTGGTCAGGGAAAATTCCGATATAAATTCCCTTGCCAGGCTGGGGATATCCTCAAGCCGCTCCCTGAGAGACGGTACCCGGATGGGGATGACATTCAGCCGGAAGTACAGATCATCCCTGAAGGTGCCTTTTTCGATTTCGGCTTCAAGGTCTTTATTGGTCGCTGCGATCACTCTCACATCCACGTGAATGGTCTTGGTTCCCCCTACCCTCTCGAATTTTTGTTCCTGCAAGATCCTGAGGGTTTTCGACTGGGCCTTCAGACTCATATCGCCGATCTCATCGAGAAAAATGGTCCCTTCGTGGGCGGAATCAAATTTCCCCTTTCTCATGGTGGAGGCCCCGGTAAATGCGCCCTTCTCATGACCGAAAAGCTCGCTCTCGATGAGGTCCTCAGGTATGGCCGCGCAATTTACTTCCACGATAGGCTTGTGACTGCGCCGGCTCAAGAGGTGGATGGTGTGGGCCACAAGCTCCTTTCCTGTACCGTTTTCCCCTGAAATAAGGACCCATGCATTGGTAGGGGCGACGATCTTGATCTGCTCCTTCAATTCCTTAATCGCCCTGCTGCTGCCGGTGATGTGATACCTGTTCCGTTCCCTTTCCTTGAGAAGGCTCACCTCCTCCTCTAGTCTATAATATTCAAGGGCATTATTGATGGAGAGGAGAAGCTTGTCCAGGGAAAGCGGCTTTTCCACGAAATCGTAGGCCCCTATTTTGGTCGCCTTCACTGCGGTTTCGATGCTGCCGTGCCCCGACATCATGACCACCTGAAGGTTTGAATACTCCGCTTTGATCCTTTGCAGGGTCTCAAGGCCGTCAAGTCCCGGCATCCAGATATCCAGGAGGACCAGATCCGGCGTTGCCTCCTTGATCTTATCCAATGCCTCTGTCCCGCTCTCGGCAGTCAGAACCTCAAACCCTTCATCTGAAAGAATACCGATCAGTGACTGAAGAATACTCTTTTCATCGTCCACGATTAAAATCGTCTTTGCCATTTAGATATCGCTCCATTCATTCCATCATCTCAATGGCTATTCGGGCGGCCTTTTCAGATGCCCCGCCCTTTCCGAGGTCTTTACGTATCCCTTTCAGCTTTACGATCATCTTTTCCCTCCTCTCCTCATCTTCGAGGAGCGAAAGTGCCTCGCTGGCAAGCCTGTCAGGCGTCACCTCGTCCTGGATCAATTCCGGGACCACCCTCTCACCGGCTACGAGGTTTACCAACCCGATAAACGGCACCCTGATCAACTTCTTTCCGAGCCAGTAGGAGAAAGGGGCGACCTTGTATACCACAACCATGGGGATTCCCATGATTGCCGTATCCAGGGTCGCCGTGCCTGAGGCTACCAGCGCAATATGGCAGTGCTCCAGTGTCCGGTAGACGTCGTTTTGGTGGATTTCTATATTCAATGGGGTGTTTCGGACAAAGGTCTCGACATATTTACGTTCAATGGTCTGGGCCAACGGCAGCAGGCATTGGATGTGGGGATATTTGGTCTTGAGGATCTCCACGGCCCGGATCATGACAGGGAGGAGATTTCTGAGTTCATCCTTCCGGCTCCCCGGAAGCAACCCCACGACCGGATGTCGCATATGGGTCTTGCTCTGAAGGCCTGGGCCCCTGGCCTGGGTCCGGCCCGGCAAGACGCGCTCCCGAACTTTGGATTCAAATTCATCCACCAGGGGGTGCCCCACATAATCGACGTTCAGACCTCGTTTTCCGTAAAACGATTTTTCGAACGGCAGGATGACTGCCATACGGTCGACCCGCCTGGCTATCTTCTTTACCCGTCCCCCCCGCCATGCCCATACCTGGGGGCTTATATAGTACAGGACAGGGATACCCAGCCCCTTGGCGATCCGGGCCAGATAAAGATTGAAGTCTGGGTAGTCAATGAGGATCAAGAGGTCCGGACGAAGACTTTTCAGCGCAGATTTCATCGTACCCGCCGCCTTGACGATGGTTCGGACTTTGCGCAGGACCTCGGTCAAGCCGACCACGGCCATATCCGAGGATGAGACGAGTATCCTGACCCCTGCTTGAGCCATGCTGCTGCCCCCGATGCCCTCAAAGACCACGCCGGGGTTTAAGCGCTTGAGGGCCTTCACGAGATTGGACCCGTGCAGGTCGGCCGAGGCCTCACCGGCAACGATCAGTACCAGCCGACGATCTCCGGTATCAGAAGGCGGGGCTAAAATTCTGGCAGCCTCTCTCTATCTGGTCGATGATGTTAAGGGCGATTCTCAAGGCATTTCGCCCGTCCTGGCCGGTCACCACAGGTTCGGATTGGTTCATGACGGCATTGATAAACGCCCTTATCTCGTCATTCAGGGGGTCGCTATCCGCATACTTTTTCTTGCTTGTGGTCACTTCGGGAAAATTGTGAGAATTTTTCTTCTGATTGTCAAGGCTGATCACGGTGAGCTGACGTTTTCCGCAATCGGCAGACAGATAGGCATCCGGCTGAAACACACGGATCTTTCTCAGCATTTTCCCGGATACCCGGCTCGCGGTCAGATTGGCAGCGGTTCCGTCTTCAAAAATGATCCTGGCATTGGCGATGTCGGTCTTATTGGTAATGACAGGCATACCCACGGCGTGGACCTCTCTCACCTCTGACCGGATCATGTGAAGAATAATGTCCAGGTCGTGGATCATCAGGTCAAGGACCACGTCAACATCAAGCCCCCTTGTGGTAAAAAGGTTCATGCGGTGGGACTCCACAAAAACGGGGTTGTTCAGCAGCGGCATCATCTTGACAATGGCGGGGTTAAACCGTTCGACAAGACCCACTTGAAGCACCAGATTCCGTTCCCGGGCCATGCGGATGAGGGTATCCGCCTCGCTTAAGTCATAGGTGATCGGCTTTTCGATGAGCATGTGCACCCCTTCGGCCAGAACATCTTTGGCCACCTCAAAGTGCATCTCCGTCGTCACGGCCAGACTGACGGCATCCACCTTGTCCAGGATATGCCGGTGATCCGCGTATGCCTTTGTGTGGTAACGCCGGGCGATCTCATTGACGCGATCCCTGTCCACATCCACAACGCCCACGAGTTCCACCCCCGGGTGCGCCCTGTACTTCTGTACATGGTACTCCCCCAGATGCCCGACACCGATAACCCCGATTCTCGTCTTTATCTGTTCCATTTCAGGATCTCACATCCATCGGCCAAATCATTTACCTTATGACAATATTCCTCAACCTTTTCGATCCTGCGCATCAAGGTGCGGTGCCCAGAGAAACAATGGCGATATTCTTCCTGTCGGCCTCGGCAATCATCTCTGTTTTGTCAAACAAGAGGGTATTCCCTGCCTCCACGGCCAACACGGCACCCTTTACCCGTGAGAGGGTCCGTACGGTCTCAAGACCCACACAGGGAACATCAAATCGGAGATCCTGCCCGGGTTTACTCACCTTTACGACGACCGCCTTTTCCTGAGCCAGCTTCCCCCCCCTGAGAATGGTTGCATCGGTGCCATCAATGGCTTCAAGGGCCAGAACGGTCTTCTTCCTCACCACCACACACTGACCGATATCCAGACGACCCAGTTCCTTGGCCATCTTCCATCCAAACCGGATATCTTCCTTTTCGGCCTTGCTGGGACGCCTCGCTGTGAGGCATCCTTCCGGGGCAATGAGTTCGGGCAAGAACCGGGTGGAATTGGTAATTGTCAGCCCTTCCTTGTCCAGCTCTCTGGCAACGGCCCTGAGAATGTCATCATCATGAAAGAAGGCAAGTTTCGACATGATGGCCAGCCCTTTCAAGTCAGGCCTGATCTCGAACATCCGCTTTTTGGTGATGGTCCCTGCCATCAAGACCTCTGTGACGCCGCGCGATTTGAACGTCTTTATCAATTGCCCCAACTGTCCCAGCTTGACCCAGACAATTTCATCCACCTGGCTCGAGAGTTCCGGATCGGTTTCACCCAGGTGGGCCACGGCAACGACCCGCAACCCCTCCTTTCTGGCAGCCTCTGCGATAAGGAGCGGAAACTGGCCGCCACCGGCAATGATGCCGATTATTCCGCTATTCTTCCCCATAGTTTATCTGGCCTGAAAAGCATGTTTATTCCGGCCGCACAATGGGACCATATTCATCGCAGAATACCTCGCTTGGAGCCGGCCAAAAAATCCAGCAGCATCTTCAGCTCAGGTATGATTTCAAGAGTTGTTTTGACTTGAGCGATGCCATCCCTGAAACTCCTGTTTTCACGCCAGATGATGCTGTACGCCTTTTTGAGGATGTCGATGGTCCCCTGTGAAAAGCCCCTTCGAATCAGACCCTTCTGGTTGATTCCATATAGTTTTGCCCTGGGCCCGGCCGTTATCATGAAGGGGGGGACATCCCTGTCGATCCCTGATTTGGCCCCCAGGTAGGCATGTGCACCGATTCGAACGAATTGCTGAACAGCCAGGAACGCCCCCAATATGGCGTATTCATCGATATGGGTGTGCCCGCCCAGGGTAGCGCCGTTTGTTAATACGATATGATCTGCAAGCCGGCAGTCGTGGGCGATGTGGGCATAGGCCATCAGATAATTATTGCTGCCGATAACCGTTTCCCACTCCTCTTTGGTGGTGGCCCGGTTGATGGTGACATATTCTCTGACGATATTGTCATTTCCCATAATGAGGCGCGTATCCTCATTATGGTACCCGATGTCCTGGGGCGGTGTGCCGATGGAAGAAAAGGGATAAATCCGGTTTCGTTCCCCGAGCCGGGTATGGCCTTCGATCACCACGTGAGCGCCTATCGCTGTATCCTTTCCGATAACCACATGGTTTCCCACGGTGGCGTAAGGACCTATCTCCACCCCATCGGCAAGATGGGCAGTTGAACCGACCACTGCCGAAGGATGTATTTTGATTGAGTTGTCCACTGGTATTCGTCCATTATCATTTTGGTTGGTCTTACGGATCTTTCAATCGGCACATCATAAATCGAAATCCCTCAGCCGATGGTAGCCACCAGAATGGCTTCGGCAGCCACTTCCCCTTCTACAGAGGCCTTCCCTGCCATCTTCCAGATCCTGGATCCGGTCCGCAAGGGAACAAGCTCGAATCTGATCTGGTCGCCGGGGATGACCGGCCTCCGAAATTTCACCCCCTCCATGGATACGAAAAAGATTGAATTGCCCATCTCCCGCTCCAGCACATCGGGCACGGACAACCGGGCCAGAATGCCGCCCACCTGTGCCATCGCCTCAATGATAAGGACCCCGGGCATGATAGGATTACCTGGAAAATGACCCTGAAAAAACGGCTCGTTGGCGGTGACGTTCTTGATCCCGACCACCCGCTTGTTCATTTCCAGTTCAATGATTCGATCGACTAACAGAAACGGGTAACGATGGGGAAGAATCTTGATAATATCTTCATAAGTCAGCGGTAAATCCATGGTCGAACTTACTCCTTCCCGTATTCCGCGGCCTTATCTGAGGAACCATCCCCCGAAGGGGGGTGAGAATGCCGCTCAACCTCCTCGATCCGTTTTTCCAACTGTCTCAATCGCTGATTGAATTCGGGCAGCCGTGATGTCAAGGTGGTGGTCTTGAGCCACAGTCGATGGGATATCGCAGGGGAGCCGGAGACCAGTTCACCTGGAGCAATCGGCTTTGCAATGCCGGATTGGGGACCTATCATGGCCCTGTCTCCCACCTCGACATGATCTATGATGCCGACCTGACCGCCGATGACCACCTCGCGCCCGATGTGACAGCTCCCGGAGATACCTGCCTGGGCCACGATGATGGTATCCTCTCCAATGACGACATTATGAGCGATATGCACCAGATTGTCGGTCTTGGTCCCACTCTTGATCCATGTCTTTCCAAGTGCAGCCCGATCAATACAGTTGTTGGACCCGATCTCCACGCGGTCATCGATTTGGACGATCCCGGTCTGAGGGATCTTTACGGACGCAACGCCGTCCCGGACAAAGCCGAACCCATCGGCGCCGATGACGCTCCCCGGATGGATGATGACGTCGTTTCCGATGAGGCACCCTCTTAAGATGGCGACATTGGGATATATGAGGCATCTCCTGCCGATTTTTACGCCCTCGCCGATAAATACCCCGGGAAAGAGGGTGGTGCCGTCACCGATCTCCGCCCCCTGATCCACATACGCCATCGGATAAATGGACACACCTGCTCCGATAAGGCTTCCCTCATGAATGACGGCCTCCGGACTGATCCCCATATCTCTCGATACTCGAGGGGCGAGGAGCGCGGCCACCTTGGCATACGCCAGTTCCGCGTTGGAAACGATGATCTGCGGGCCGCTAAACAAGTCGGTCTTATGGGAGATCAACAGGGCGCCGGCGCGGGTCTTGCGCAGGCTCTCCTCATATCGTCGATCTGAAAAGAACGAGATTTCCGAAGGACCTGCATCGTTCAGGGAGTTGATGCCGGTAACAACAACGTCCCCGTTTCCGACGACCTTCCCGCCTGCAGCATCGGCGATCTCGTCGAGAGTCAAGGCCCGTTCTTCACTGTCAATTTGTTGCATCATACGCCTTGGTCACCCGGTCCGTGATATCCAGGGTATTATTATAATATACCAGCCCAACTGTCCCTTCTTCAAGAATGACGCTGAATCCTTCTGTCTGGCCGATTTTTTCTACGATTTTTTCTATGTCTTTTCCCACCATTTTGGTCGCCTCATATTCGGCATTTTTCATCTCTTGGGTGACTTCTTCATACATATACTTGTAGTGGCGCGTCCTTTTGCCCAATTCCATCTCCTTGCCTTCTTTGGCGTCCAGGCTCAACATCATGCTTTGTTTCTGAAGTTCCTCCTCGATTTTGGCTATCTGGGCCCTCTCCGCATCCAGCTTTTTTTGGAGGGCATTGAATTTTGCCTTCAACTCCTCTCTGATCTTCTGAAATTTGACGGAATTCTGCTGAAGCCGCTTCATGTTGAGCACCCCGATCTTGACGGTCTCTGCCAAGACATTTTCATGTTGAAAACAAAAAATCATAGAAAAACAGATGACCAAAAGACTAATTTTTTTCATTTTTACCCCCATTATGGTTGATATTGACGATATTGATTGAATGATAAATGACAAATAAAATCCATTTGTAGGAATAACGACCAAATCATACTTAGGCAGAACTTAGGGGCTTCGCCCCAACTGGAATGTTGGAATGATGGAATCACGCCCAGGCGTGAGAATAATGGGTTTAGCGGAATGGAGACAATTAGAAAAAATGATTTTCTGATTCTCATGGCCATCATTCCATTATTCCACGATTCCATCATTCCAGGTCAACGGCACAGCCAATTGCCGGAGAAAGATATATGATTACAACAACTTATATAAATTCCGAGACGTTTAATTATTTTGCCCCTACCCCATAGAGCGACAACCCATCGACTACAGCATCCCCCCTATGCTGAATTCCCATCTGCCGGAGGATTCGTCTCCGGTCCTGTCGAGATTCCACCCATATTCCAGCCTCAGCGG is a genomic window of Deltaproteobacteria bacterium containing:
- the rsmI gene encoding 16S rRNA (cytidine(1402)-2'-O)-methyltransferase, with product MENPDVIDDRDPTYGILYVVSTPIGNLEDITLRALKILKSVDMIAAENVSHTRHLCERYGAKTALTSYHQHNQNTKTEPLIRRLKSGVNIALVTDAGTPGISDPGVRLINRAAEEGIRVRPVPGPSAVVAALSVSGLPTDRFLFLGFLSNKPGKRKKELKRLVSETRTMVFYEAPHRIQAMLADLEEIFGERRMVMLREMTKVFEEVKRGAPGDILASLTPEKIRGEFTLVVAGSESKEASRGLSEKALNQIKSLIRTDRRSTKDIAALISEEEGLAYRQVYKACLDEKSKAGGENTVESVRRLKVRNSLGLHARSAAKIVELGRQYDSRLFLKKDDQEVDGSSILSILTLACPKGTQMEARIVGDDSENFMEKLSELFERNFGERA
- the ptsP gene encoding phosphoenolpyruvate--protein phosphotransferase, whose protein sequence is MKMDSVTAQKELRGIPVYPDIVIGKAHLVDRSKAKILYQCFVNEAQLNREVERFEEALRSVEAQFISLKNKMPDMVKDQAFILDSHLMILKDSMLRDSTINKILEEKINAEWALKKTLEEIRGVFEQIDDDYISKRISDVENVTDRLLRTLSGDSGHSLSDINQRVIIVAHDLSPADTTELNTAKVMGFITDVGGKTSHTAIMAQALEIPAVVGLEHATAFVQDGDLLIVDGTSGVVVINPEDSDIILYQERKLQLQKYRSSIARMSHLPAETPDGHRIAITANIEFLEEVTAAKDYGGEGIGLYRTEFLYLRGKGFPDEEELFEDYREVVEIMRPAPVSIRTLDLGGDKFASETSMSNENNPALGLRAIRFCLREPEIFKVQLRAILRASAFGSIRLMFPMISGLQELLDAKIILDEVKEDLNQEHIPYDNAMEVGIMVEIPSAVTMAEVLARHVDFFSIGTNDLIQYALAIDRVNEHVAYMYQPFHPAILRMIRQVVVAGRNAGIPVSLCGEMAGDPLCISILLGIGLDALSMNARAIPLIKKMVRAIPMEQARADLEKIMLLNTAKEVRTFILQQTRGIFPELEEKGYLLN
- the smpB gene encoding SsrA-binding protein SmpB, with translation MRDSAIKTVCQNKKAGHEYYLDEFIEAGMVLLGAEVKSLREGRANLVDSYARVRRGEVFLYNMHISPYPFAHGADLDPTRARKLLLNNKEIRRLIGKTELKGYSLIPTKVYFKKGRAKVEIALARGKKKYDKRRSLKEKELKREMDQARKKSNY
- a CDS encoding sigma-54 dependent transcriptional regulator, whose translation is MAKTILIVDDEKSILQSLIGILSDEGFEVLTAESGTEALDKIKEATPDLVLLDIWMPGLDGLETLQRIKAEYSNLQVVMMSGHGSIETAVKATKIGAYDFVEKPLSLDKLLLSINNALEYYRLEEEVSLLKERERNRYHITGSSRAIKELKEQIKIVAPTNAWVLISGENGTGKELVAHTIHLLSRRSHKPIVEVNCAAIPEDLIESELFGHEKGAFTGASTMRKGKFDSAHEGTIFLDEIGDMSLKAQSKTLRILQEQKFERVGGTKTIHVDVRVIAATNKDLEAEIEKGTFRDDLYFRLNVIPIRVPSLRERLEDIPSLAREFISEFSLTTNIEAKEISEEAISILQRYDWPGNVRELKNLIERLMIMVPGKIIQAKDIPLPYNRTSEAKTSVESGVVSDSLKEAKSQFEKAFIQAKLQQFNGNISQTAEAIGIERSNLHKKIKGYQLDTYRDE
- the lpxB gene encoding lipid-A-disaccharide synthase, which translates into the protein MVLIVAGEASADLHGSNLVKALKRLNPGVVFEGIGGSSMAQAGVRILVSSSDMAVVGLTEVLRKVRTIVKAAGTMKSALKSLRPDLLILIDYPDFNLYLARIAKGLGIPVLYYISPQVWAWRGGRVKKIARRVDRMAVILPFEKSFYGKRGLNVDYVGHPLVDEFESKVRERVLPGRTQARGPGLQSKTHMRHPVVGLLPGSRKDELRNLLPVMIRAVEILKTKYPHIQCLLPLAQTIERKYVETFVRNTPLNIEIHQNDVYRTLEHCHIALVASGTATLDTAIMGIPMVVVYKVAPFSYWLGKKLIRVPFIGLVNLVAGERVVPELIQDEVTPDRLASEALSLLEDEERREKMIVKLKGIRKDLGKGGASEKAARIAIEMME
- a CDS encoding Gfo/Idh/MocA family oxidoreductase, with amino-acid sequence MEQIKTRIGVIGVGHLGEYHVQKYRAHPGVELVGVVDVDRDRVNEIARRYHTKAYADHRHILDKVDAVSLAVTTEMHFEVAKDVLAEGVHMLIEKPITYDLSEADTLIRMARERNLVLQVGLVERFNPAIVKMMPLLNNPVFVESHRMNLFTTRGLDVDVVLDLMIHDLDIILHMIRSEVREVHAVGMPVITNKTDIANARIIFEDGTAANLTASRVSGKMLRKIRVFQPDAYLSADCGKRQLTVISLDNQKKNSHNFPEVTTSKKKYADSDPLNDEIRAFINAVMNQSEPVVTGQDGRNALRIALNIIDQIERGCQNFSPAF
- the lpxI gene encoding UDP-2,3-diacylglucosamine diphosphatase LpxI (LpxI, functionally equivalent to LpxH, replaces it in LPS biosynthesis in a minority of bacteria.), translated to MGKNSGIIGIIAGGGQFPLLIAEAARKEGLRVVAVAHLGETDPELSSQVDEIVWVKLGQLGQLIKTFKSRGVTEVLMAGTITKKRMFEIRPDLKGLAIMSKLAFFHDDDILRAVARELDKEGLTITNSTRFLPELIAPEGCLTARRPSKAEKEDIRFGWKMAKELGRLDIGQCVVVRKKTVLALEAIDGTDATILRGGKLAQEKAVVVKVSKPGQDLRFDVPCVGLETVRTLSRVKGAVLAVEAGNTLLFDKTEMIAEADRKNIAIVSLGTAP
- the lpxA gene encoding acyl-ACP--UDP-N-acetylglucosamine O-acyltransferase → MKIHPSAVVGSTAHLADGVEIGPYATVGNHVVIGKDTAIGAHVVIEGHTRLGERNRIYPFSSIGTPPQDIGYHNEDTRLIMGNDNIVREYVTINRATTKEEWETVIGSNNYLMAYAHIAHDCRLADHIVLTNGATLGGHTHIDEYAILGAFLAVQQFVRIGAHAYLGAKSGIDRDVPPFMITAGPRAKLYGINQKGLIRRGFSQGTIDILKKAYSIIWRENRSFRDGIAQVKTTLEIIPELKMLLDFLAGSKRGILR
- the fabZ gene encoding 3-hydroxyacyl-ACP dehydratase FabZ, yielding MDLPLTYEDIIKILPHRYPFLLVDRIIELEMNKRVVGIKNVTANEPFFQGHFPGNPIMPGVLIIEAMAQVGGILARLSVPDVLEREMGNSIFFVSMEGVKFRRPVIPGDQIRFELVPLRTGSRIWKMAGKASVEGEVAAEAILVATIG